TTACACCTTTTCGCTGTTCTGCGGCGCGCAGGGCCATCACCCAAGGGGTGCATCGGACACGTACGCCCACGGCACTGCACACCCCGCACGCACGCCCACGCTACTTCACACCGCGCACGTACTTCCACCCCACGTGCTTCCACCCCACGTGCTTCCACCCCACGTACTTCCACCACACTTCACACCCCATCGGCCCCAGTTTCTATCTCGGGTATGTCCCTTTTGTCCAGTATGGTGACTAGGCTCTCCCTGCACATTTGCTCCTCCTTTAACGTCTTCGTGTTATTCAAGCACTTGCCACCATATATCAGTATCTGAttctcttcttttatttgcaaaaatttctcTACTTGTTTGTGCAGCAGGTCGACTGAATCCATGTGGCTGAGTTCGATGCACTGCGTGGGAAAATTGCATCgaggaaaagggagaagccGATGTGTGTTAAGTTAAGGTGGCGACTCAGAACATGTTCATGTAGTACCGCAGGAATTTGTATTAACGAGTGACCCCGCGATATATTCTGCACAACCGAGTAACCCCAACTTACATGCACCTTCCCGGACTTCTGAtggaataaataaatcaaataaGGCAGCGGTGCAGGTTCAGGCAAAATGTAGATAATTTCAcctgaacaaattttatagTGTGCAAAGGTTTTATCAAGATCCATTAGTTGGTTTCTAATTTGGTATAGAAAACCATCCTGTTCATTAAGGATCCCATTCCGTGTAAGGACATCCCGAATTGTCTCATCTTCTTCAtactccactttttttacaaaattatttgaacCCTTTATGTAAACTACGTTTGCTTCTTCGTTACTACTGTGTTCGCATATCTCCGTAAGGTCCTCCATTACTGGGGTGGAAGCTTCTTCTCCGATGGTGTTGAGCATCTCGGCCGGGGGGCAAGCATAAACGCATGCAGAGGGATGTGGGTAAAGGTACACACGCGAATGACGCCTTGGTATTTCCGTTGGTGGGAACTGGGAATACCGCGTCCCTTTGGATAATCTGCCCTCAAAAACAGACGCACCGCTGCTGGggggaaaaggtgaagcaaaagggaagcaaaaagggaagcaaaatgaacccttttttattaccaCTCAGTCGCACAAACGTGTGGTCAAAGCAAAGTGCACCACACGGTGCGGTTATGTGGTTATGCGGTTATGCCGTTACAGCGAGGCGACAACGGTGGGCCCACTTTTCCCGCGCCCTCAAAATGAAGATGTTCTAAAATGCATCTCATTAAAATGCCAACCCTCTCGACGTACTCCCTTTCACGGCACGTCTACTCTTAAGTGATTAGTTtgtaaaggaagaaaaataaataatgcgATGTGTTGCATATGGTGCTTCCGACGTGTTGCAGATGGTGCTTTCGACGTGTTGTAGATGGTGCTTTCGACGTGTTTCAGATGGTACTTCCCACGTGTTTCAGATGGTACTTCCCACGTGTTTCAGATGGTGCTTTCGACGTATTGCATATGATGCTTTCCCATCAATCTTAACTCTGCATAGCTGTGTAGTTCCTGTTCTGTACACCATGCaagagttaaaaaaaggaaatcatGCTCCCCACTCGTTGTGCTACTTGCATGTGCATCTTCGAAATTcctacacattttttttttctttttattttgcagcCGTTTGGGGGTTCTCCCGGGGGGATATTTATAATAGGGGCCAAATAAGCATATCTGAAAGAAGGGTTTAACGGGTTTAGATCACggtaaaaagggaaccaCCCAGGAAAGGCACAAGAAGAGTGGCACTCAGAGTGGCAATCACAGCGGCAATAGGAGCAGCGAGGAGGTCCGCTCCACGATCCGCTTTGCGATTCATTTTACGATTCATTTTACGATCCGCTTTACGATTCATTTTACGATCTGCTTCACGATCCGCTTTACGATCCTCATGACGGACGAACCGTGTACCGTGGCGCTGGGATTTTTTTAGCGCCCCCTTGCCTTTCTACGCACGGGGCCACGCTCTACGTAGGGCCACATGCCATGCCACGGTGCATCACATATAGtggcatcttttttttttttttgtcacttttaAAATTCACTGCATCGAACCTGGCGTTGTTTTTGATGTGTCCTCCTTGGGGGGTTTCACAGCAAAGACGCGCAAAAtagcaaagggggaagcgtcGAAGTgggcaaaatgaaaaggaaaaaaattccgtgGAGCCCACTAGCCGACGTTGTCGCTCCCCATATTTTGATAAATACACTTGAAATTATCATCGCAACGGGAAgtgatatttatttttctttttttgtgagttcaaaaaaaaaaaaaaaatataggtgCACATACCCTTACACAttttatgcatatgcatatgcaaatGGCAAATACGAGGAGGGGAGGCCAAAGCGCATTGcattttgaacaaattgcagagtttttttttttttttttttttaactcattttaaattttctatgaagaggggaaaaaaaaaaaaaaaaaaatttaaccaaaaaaaggaaacttttcaccattttgaggaATCCCTTTTCCAGCCGAATTGCATTACTAAATGTTTCTCACGAGTGGAGggctcccccctttttttttttatcatatgaAATGTGTGAAGGAAGTAGCATGAATTGGGGATACTTTTAAAGGAGAGAAATGAATGAAGAAGGCACGCACATGTGGCATTCCTtgcgtcccttttttgttcacaaatCAAGACAAGGGAAAAGTTACATTGGGAAGTAAGTTTAGTGGGATGTTCTTCCTATAAGTTTCGTCATGTCTTCATCGATTTTCCACTACTTGTGCGAAAATGAAACTGTCCTTTTCCATGCGTTAGCGGCCATCACTCCGCCGCAAAGCATATGAAAGTCACACAGCTGAAAAGTCAAACTGAGACAACAGGTAAAAAGAAGAGTAAATATGCTCACATGATAAATAACGGAGTGACCAGCGTAAAGTGTCATCCCATGAAATGGGGACATCTCAACTTATCACCTTTGCTGGTTCGCTACATTCTCCCACCTCGCGTGGGGTTAAGTACTCTTTCGATCATCTTAGACCGATTTGCTGGCTTGcacgattaaaaaaaaaaaaaaactctgcAACGGGAATGGCTAGTCGTAATATAAATGGCTAGCCATGacaattgtttttttttgtgaagatATGCTAAACGGGTAAGTTGCATTTGCACCATGTGGTCATCAACTCGAGGGCAGAACAGAGAGTCagggttatttttattttctcaaaaaaaagcggtAAAAATTGGCctaccattttgtgaaacAATCGCGTGTAAGATGGTTCGACGCGTTTTGTTCGCTAAAATAAAAGTgggaaagataaaaaaaaaaaaaaattgtggagaACAGTCCCCCCGGTTTAAATGGGTACCCCTCCGTTGGCACAAACAGCGTTCCCAAAATTgttcccttctttttgtcAACCGAGTGAAAGGAAGGAATCGCTCACATTGCCCTTTCGCtggggaaggagaaggaaaaaataaaaaaaagcaaaaaagcaaaaaaagcaaaataaacaaaaaagcaaaaaagcaaaataaacaaaataaacaaaataaacgcatTGCTGCACAAAGGCGTAACTGTAGAAACGAGTGCGCCATACGTACCACGAGAGGCAGATCACTCCAACAGATTGCTcggaaaacataaaatgaTGTATACTATGGCATAGCAAAGCTAACTTCAAAACGCATTTGTTCGAGACGAAATCAAACGAACGTGTGCGGATTTTTATTCACAAAATGCACAAGtcaaaaaatatcgaaaataAGGTTCGtccaaaaaggagcaaattATGAGTTGCCGTCATGTGCAAACACAAGCTACTTTTCCGTTCCGCTTTTGTACGACCTCTCCCCCGAGAGAAGAATCCTCTCCaacgtatgcacatatgtcaccccctttttttatgacccCCAATAGACCATCTTAGTCGAAGAGGTTGTCCGagattttgataaaaatgaagttttCGAGGAGATAACCGCCAAGTTTACCTGGGAGCAAggtacaaaaaggaagtggcACCGCTGTGTGTAGAAGTTTTGTGTCGAAGCTGCGTATCGAAGCTGCGTATCGAAGCTGCGTGTCGAGCCAGTTGCGTGCCCCCCATTTGGACCTCTACACGCGGCGCCAATTCACCCACTTTACAGACGTTGAGCGATCATGGAACCTGCTGGTGGAAAACAACGGCATTCTGCAACACGTGAGTCAAGAAAacttggaagaaaaatgcaaacaaaaatataaaaagaatcaaGTCTGCGCTTTGAGGAAAGGAATATTCAGGTTCGTCCTGCGTGTCTGTACGAGGGGTGGGGGGTTATTTTTTAGCTCGCCACAGATTGGTGGGTCCGTTTGGCATGGACTCGTCGGAATTGTCTCTCCCCATGGGAACATACGTAATAAGGTACCTTTCTACATATATGAGTGCATACGTTTATTGTCCATCCCCCCACAGGCATATAATCATTTTGTTCGACATGTCCAGCAGCATGAAAGAGAGGGACTTCAAGCCTGACCGGATAAACGTTGTCCTCGAGAGTGTGGAGGTAAAAGCGACGTGGTGACACCTCATGGGGAGAGAGAAACCCCCCGTCTGTGTGTTTTTCACCTCAGAATGGCGCGCATGATCAGATGGTCGCATGATCGCATGATCGCATAATAACATGATCACATCCTCACATCCTCACATGAACAGTATggggataaaaataagttgaGGATAAAAATAAGCGTACTGTCTCACTCGTGATGTGCCACATCTCTCATAAactctttctccttttcccccctggTAGAGCTTCCTGAccaatttcttcttcaaaaatcCGGTGGGGCACGTCGGAGTTGTGGCCCTGAAAAACAGCTCCGCCAAATTAATCCAGCCCCTGACGTCCAACATGGATGATATTATGAAGGCACTACTAAAGGAGAGGAGTATGGGTCTGCAGGGATCTCCCTCTCTACAGCAGGGACTTGAAATTGCACACGATTTGTTGATAGACATTCCACTTTACGGAAcgaaagaaattttaataatatatggGTCGATAAGAacatgtgataaaaaaaatattctaaatattCTAAACCTAATAGTTAAAAATAACATGCATGTAAACTGCGTGTCGATTGCTCCAGAAATGCATATACTTAAACACATATGTGAGGAGACAAATGGGGCATACAAAATCTGCATGACGAAGAATGCACTGTTGAACGAAATGAACAATGTCACGGAGACCCCTCTGTGGATGAGTGGAATGGAACCACAACTTATTCATATATGCTTTcctgtaaagaaaaaaattagcacacAAATTATGTGTTCCTGTCATAATCAATTAAACACCGATACTTATATATGCAACTTTTGCAACAGTTACACCTGTAAGATACCATCCAAATGTAAAGTCTGTGGGATGCATTTAATTTCGATGCATGATTTGTCTCACATTACGAACAACCTTCAAGGTTCTCCGCTTTTTCTTGAAATTAAGAATGAGAAGGATGGGCCTAGTGTATGTGTTTCGTGCAATAAGAGGCTCTACGATAAGGTGTCCCAATGCTCCaagtgcaaaaatattttctgtcTCGGTTGCGATTTGTACATTCATGAAGATTTGAATCAGTGTCCCTTCTGTTTGATTCTCGATACGTGAGTTGTGCTTACTGGCGGTTGATTGGAGCAGGAGAGCGGCCAACAGAGCGGCGAACAGAGTGGCCAAGAGAGCGGTCAACAGAGTAACGCAACAGAACGACCAACTGAGCGGCCAACAGAGCGGTCAACAGAGTGGCCCAAGTCCCCAACCAAGCGGCGGGAAATGCCTAGTCAAGCGCAGCGGTAACCTGCACGGTACACACTCCCCGACCGAAACTCTATTTGTTATCCGTACCCGCACAGGAAGCAGAATCAATGGGGAAGATATGTCATAAACCATTTCTCAGTAGGGTTCACCAACTAAGAACTGAAAAATCATGCAGTACACATATACATCGGTGTCCCCTATCATTGATTACATATGCGTAGAGGCAGCCTATCTATGTGCATGCACCTGTTTAAaactgtttttccttttttttttttcgtgaccCCTCACGGTGATACATCCCGTTTTATATTTCCtatttgttccattttttatcatatgtTACACTGATGCTAACGATTAGCTATTACCATTATAGTTGTCACCATTTAtcgtttgccttttttttttttttttgcggcgCGACCATCAACTGAGAATAAGTAaaatctccccccccttgttTCAACACAGCTAGCCACATTGAGCATTATGAAAAGAACACATATTATGCACCCATGGTAGGAAAAAACGGGacaggcgaaaaaaatattatcactAACGAGACAACCCCCCGAAGGACGCACAGCTACAGTTTCACATGAACGGTGTTTTTCGAACCTTCCCGTAACATCATGGTGTGTGCCAAAAAAGTTAAGTCATCATTATGGTGAACTAATGGAATATTTCTTCTCATTAAAAGGggatgtgtgtgtgtgtgtgtgcttaCGATTCCCTTCATATTtagtttattaaaaaaagggaaaatgacAAAGGTAGCGGTGGGTGGAAGAAGCcctaaattttattttctccgcGAGGAGTCTGTGTGTCATCGATGATCGCAATCCATTTGGAGATATTCCTTCCACTGAAACGTTTGTAGGAAAAGGGATTAGCAGTGGAGTTATCAAatgttatcattttttttctgtgacGAATGTGTGAATGGTCACACCGTCACGAGTCACTGCCGGTGAAAGTGCCACTCTTGGGGAAGCACACAAACTACagttgcatatttttgtagaaaaaaaaaaaaaaaacgNNNNNNNNNNNNNNNNNNNNNNNNNNNNNNNNNNNNNNNNNNNNNNNNNNNNNNNNNNNNNNNNNNNNNNNNNNNNNNNNNNNNNNNNNNNNNNNNNNNNNNNNNNNNNNNNNNNNNNNNNNNNNNNNNNNNNNNNNNNNNNNNNNNNNNNNNNNNNNNNNNNNNNNNNNNNNNNNNNNNNNNNNNNNNNNNNNNNNNNNNNNNNNNNNNNNNNNNNNNNNNNNNNNNNNNNNNNNNNNNNNNNNNNNNNNNNNNNNNNNNNNNNNNNNNNNNNNNNNNNNNNNNNNNNNNNNNNNNNNNNNNNNNNNNNNNNNNNNNNNNNNNNNNNNNNNNNNNNNNNNNNNNNNNNNNNNNNNNNNNNNNNNNNNNNNNNNNNNNNNNNNNNNNNNNNNNNNNNNNNNNNNNNNNNNNNNNNNNNNNNNNNNNNNNNNNNNNNNNNNNNNNNNNNNNNNNNNNNNNNNNNNNNNNNNNNNNNNNNNNNNNNNNNNNNNNNNNNNNNNNNNNNNNNNNNNNNNNNNNNNNNNNNNNNNNNNNNNNNNNNNNNNNNNNNNNNNNNNNNNNNNNNNNNNNNNNNNNNNNNNNNNNNNNNNNNNNNNNNNNNNNNNNNNNNNNNNNNNNNNNNNNNNNNNNCATTTGCACAAGATTAgagaaagcaaaatgatTCTTCATGACTGgaatgagagaaaaaaaaagtgaacaaaaataatgcataaaacaaaacaaggGACGAGTGAGCGaacaggggaagaagcgaaaggaAGTGAAGCACCAATGTAGCAATCACACGCTAACGATCTAACGAGCGAACGAACAGATGTGAAGCGTTGAGCGCCAAAGCGAACTTTCAAAGAATTTGCTCAGAGGAGCCATTTTGCTGAAAGCGCATGACCCACCCGGGCGCAGCCATTTGTCAGCAAAGCCCCAGAACATTGGACTGCGCTCAAAGAAAGCCCTCACGCatgtaatattatatacgtGCATATTTACATGCACAGATACGTGTGCACCGATTTTTATGTATCTACGTGTTCGCACTCACATATACTTGAGCGCAGTTGCGCCCCCTCGTCTTCTGGCCACCTCcgcattttatcatttcacCCGAGCAATGCGTAACTCCGTTAAAGTCGATTAGAAGCACAGCCTGCGTGGAAAAACAGCCAAAGAGGAGTTAAACAAAGAACCATCGAACATTGACAGAACAACTCTTAATTTTCAACTCGTGGATTTTCCCTCGGAATTCTTCAACCGGTGTTCGTTGCTACGATGACTTGTTGCCTTAGAGGCGAAGTAGCACTGTAGAGTAACACCCCCCACCCAACCCACTTAGTAGAAACGATTTAGAGGCAGGGAGGAGTGCACCCTCTACAGTATACAGGCACAGGTCTCCCATTTGAGTCTCTCACTTTGCCAGCATATCCCCCCCCACACGTTCGCAATAAGATAGAAGGACATGTGAGATATTACCCCCCACCGCTAACATTCCCAATCGCTGACACTCCCCATCGATAACACTTCCCCACGCTAACTCCCCCCCTTGAaatgcatctttttttttttgaaaaaaaatcaaccaCATGGTAAGATACAAGTGGACCCAGTTAAACGAAGCAACAACAAAAGCGATCAGCAAAAATGGCAGGAAcgttaaatttaaaagaattaaaagaCGAACCGATTTTATTCTACGAAAATGCATTAACTTATGTTTTTTCTAATGCAAGGGAtgataacaaaaaagatATCCCTGCATGTGTAATTTACCCAAATGAGACAATCAAAGTTGGCTTCCCAATATattctataaaaaatattaacaaaaatgaaaacgtaATAAACGATACAGATGTACAAACAAACAGGTTCAATGAAGAACCCCTGATTACATATGCATCTGAGTCTAAACATATTTATCCACTCAGAGTTAAAGTTTATTACAGCGTCCTCTACATGTTAATAATTTCTGAACTTTTTGCTATGATCTTTTTTAAAGGTAAGCATTCCAAGCGTGTGTATAGCGCACTCACCGTTATTCTTATACACCCCTATGTTGAATAACGTGCAATCTGTCGCGAATGGGAAGTGGGCGCCGCTTATTTTACGTCACCGCGCAGTCTGCACACAGGCATGTACACGCGTATGCTCACGTAGAGTTACTTACACTCACGTAGAGTTACTTGTACTCACGTGGACCTACTTATACTCACCTGTACACACCCTTAACGAGTGCATCCCTTTTCactcattccttttttttttttttttcccttccaccCCCTCCCCACACAGACAACATAAACCGCACCACCACCGGAGAAATAAACGGAggacaaatttttatatttctctttATGGCCCTCTCACACATACTTGTTATATTATCCAAGTTTCGCAAAATCAGGCCCTACGTATTTGATATGTACACTTCGctgagtttatttttttttatattatccaTTTTAACAATAAATTGTTTTAGTAGCTCTTTGATTTCCCTGTtgcagttttttattttttttttgcatgccaAGATTGATTATTACGTGATGCCCCACTCGTGCGTCGTTCCCCCCTGAGCGGAGCAGCGGGCGGCAGCGGAGTAGCAGCGGAGCAGAAGCGAGGTTGGTCAGCACAAATGGGCCACTCAAATGGGCCCTCAAATGGGGTGCCCAAATTAACCCTCAAATGGGCCACTCAAATGAACCCGCAAAGTGCGCGCCACAAGATAGTAAAGACAAACGCAGTGCACACACCATAAAGTTtcagttttaattttaatttaatttgttccattttattataatttttttttccaagtgtttaaagttttttcttttcgttttcacCGCCTGTTTGTTTTGTGCCCCTGGGCGCGCGGCCCCCCCCAGTACTACCCCCCGTTGAGACgcggcaaaaaggggagtagGAGTACATGGAGTAGCGCGAGTAGCGCGAGTAGAGGCAGCAAAGAGAGCTCCTCTTTCGCCCCCATTTTCCGCGTCCCATTTGCCAATGCCAAAACTAATGCCGGCCTAACGCCCTGGGGTCCTCATAAAAAAACTACACAAATGGAATATCCCCCATATTTTGTTGAAGCGCGTCCTAGTCATGTTACCCCAAACATAGGCGGGGAAAGGAAGCACTGACGTGTTCGCTTTGCCCCCGCGTAAAATAGACAAGCCTCCGCATCGGCATGGGCATCCGCGTGGACATCCGCATGAACGTCCGCGTGGACATCCGCATGAACGTCCGCATCGACACCTGCTTctatgcgaaaaaaaaaaaaaaagggctaaCAAAACCACGTTGACTAAAAATTGTTACTTTTTNNNNNNNNNNNNNNNNNNNNNNNNNNNNNNNNNNNNNNNNNNNNNNNNNNNNNNNNNNNNNNNNNNNNNNTTTTGTCTTCACCGGGTTGGGCAGAGGCGAGCATATTTGTTCCCCTCAGAGGTAACACGATTAGAGGTACCCCTTCACCATAGGGGGAGGAGAGACTCACTATATAACGCACTTTTCAGATTGGCCCCTACATTATTGTGACGAGCTAACCCCATTTGGAAGGGCCAAAGACACACAATACAGTGTAGTGAACCCCCCGCGAATGTGGATAGGTCCTAAAAAGTAAGGCGAACTGAACGAGGAGCTACTTGGTGACGCATCGGATGCACCCTTTGGGGCAGTGACACAGGGGAAAGCGCACACATGTGTGGTACACGCAATTGAGATTGCGATATATATGGCACGTGGGGCACAGTGCACACATGCCGCGCAAGGTAGCCACGGCGCGGACATAACAAACCGCGATTTCGCCATCCCAAGGTTCGCCACTTCCACGCCTCCACGCTTCCGCTTCTACACCTGCCGCTTCTTCACTTCGTCACTTCTTCACTTCGTGACTTCTTCACTTCTTCACTGCGTGACTTCTTCACTTCGTGACTTCTCCACAATTCGAGATGCACCTGGGTCGCGCGAAGAAGAACGCCGAGGAGGAGTTCCTGTGCAAGGGGGAGTACAAGCAAGTGTACCTGTGCCTGGACCGAAGCGAAGGCAATGACGCTGTAAAGATAGACATCAGTTATGACAATAACATTCACGATATTCTACAGCTGGGTagagaaaaatacaacaCACAAGGAGAGTACATCACAGACTCATGCGGAAATATCATACAATCAATTACAGACATAATTGACGGAGACACACTCTACCTAAACGatcgaaaagaaaaactaacCATGCA
This genomic stretch from Plasmodium cynomolgi strain B DNA, chromosome 14, whole genome shotgun sequence harbors:
- a CDS encoding ubiquitin-like protein (putative) codes for the protein MLNTIGEEASTPVMEDLTEICEHSSNEEANVVYIKGSNNFVKKVEYEEDETIRDVLTRNGILNEQDGFLYQIRNQLMDLDKTFAHYKICSGEIIYILPEPAPLPYLIYLFHQKSGKVHCIELSHMDSVDLLHKQVEKFLQIKEENQILIYGGKCLNNTKTLKEEQMCRESLVTILDKRDIPEIETGADGV
- a CDS encoding transcription factor (putative) — encoded protein: MHKSKNIENKTILVEEVVRDFDKNEVFEEITAKFTWEQDVERSWNLLVENNGILQHVSQENLEEKCKQKYKKNQVCALRKGIFRHIIILFDMSSSMKERDFKPDRINVVLESVESFLTNFFFKNPVGHVGVVALKNSSAKLIQPLTSNMDDIMKALLKERSMGLQGSPSLQQGLEIAHDLLIDIPLYGTKEILIIYGSIRTCDKKNILNILNLIVKNNMHVNCVSIAPEMHILKHICEETNGAYKICMTKNALLNEMNNVTETPLWMSGMEPQLIHICFPVKKKISTQIMCSCHNQLNTDTYICNFCNSYTCKIPSKCKVCGMHLISMHDLSHITNNLQGSPLFLEIKNEKDGPSVCVSCNKRLYDKVSQCSKCKNIFCLGCDLYIHEDLNQCPFCLILDT
- a CDS encoding hypothetical protein (putative) — encoded protein: MAGTLNLKELKDEPILFYENALTYVFSNARDDNKKDIPACVIYPNETIKVGFPIYSIKNINKNENVINDTDVQTNRFNEEPLITYASESKHIYPLRVKVYYSVLYMLIISELFAMIFFKDNINRTTTGEINGGQIFIFLFMALSHILVILSKFRKIRPYVFDMYTSLSLFFFILSILTINCFSSSLISLLQFFIFFLHAKIDYYVMPHSCVVPP